CAGCAACACAAAACACAAAACTGCCCCGACTTTATTATTTGAGGGAGTTAACTTTGAATCTTTCTCTAAAACTTTTCTATAATTGTAATAATCAAAGAATAGCATCACTTCTAGATCTTGGGCcagaaaagatacaaataaagcCAATCTACCATAATCTTTCATTCCCAGACCTGACctcaatatataaatatctttaaaatatacctTCTATCTTCTTCCCTACAAGACATTTTTCCAGAACAGAGAACAAATAGTAAAACAGTGTATACTCTGCTCATTCTCTACCCTGCCTTAGAGTTCTTAAAGAAGTTTAAtggtaagtgaaagaagaaaaaaaaaaggaaaagcatcatGAAAAACCTACAAAACACAATAACCAACCTCCACATTATTAAAAACTGATTAGCACTTGTATAGTCACAGTCTCCTTGAGCGCACAGGAAGCTGTTTCACTATGTGGAGTCATTCAACCAGCCtaggaaatgaaataaatgactcAGGAAGGGGGGAGGTTGGTAAACGGATACATCTGTCAAAAAATTCAGTCAACAACCAGAAGAGAAAGTGCTTTATAAGAGAGTAATACTGGAGCATCGGAAGAGTATAGCTTTTCTtttatagttgttgtttttttttttttttttaacttcttctcacttcaattttttttaagaatggctttcttttgttcttattatttttttggcctaGCTACATAGTATCTTAGTTTCCTGAGCAGGGACTGAATTCAGGTTCCTTGCATTGACAGCGTGAagttttaacccctggaccaccaaggaggtcccCCAAAACATAgctttttaacaaaagaaaaggcTCATAGAGATGAATTGTAAAGGCCACCTGGTCAAAACccttcattttccagatgaataAACTGAAGTCTGAGACTTAAAGCCTAATCCACAGGCTTTCTAGAGAACGAAACCCAGGACCCACCATACGAAGGCGATTCCACAGCTGAAATCCACACTGTCTTGGATAATGAGGCAGTTGAAATGCCTGGAAAATGTCAGGAACATTATCTATACATTCTCAATAATGACTCCTAATTGGGCCTTTGGAAAAGTACACACAGCATAAGCAACTGGATCTTCTGTGTCACCAGGCACCCCGGGAGCTGACTGAGACTGCCATGCACTCTTGGGATGCTGACAAGGACACAATCACACACCTATTTGCCACTAAGAGATTCTTTGCTTTGCTGTCTTCCTCCGGGAAGTAAAAACacttagagaaagaaaagtgCGGGCTATAGAACTTACCATATATAGGGTCatagttttagttttctttttgttgttttcatttttcacagacATGTTGTACAAATAATGTTTAGAAACAGTTTTTGGCTAAGAGGGCCAAGAATTAATGTTTGTTTGGTATAGGACTAACTTTCCTGTGCATTCTTGATATTGCTCATGTGggaaatttagaagaaaattttgATGGGCAGATCAATATATGTTCACACATGGTCTATGACTGCAAAGACAAGTTGAAGACTGGGTGGCAATGCAGTTGCTTTTATTAGGGGGAAGGAATTCAGGACTTAGTTACCTGATGTGGAGTAAATCCACTCTCAAGTTATTTACAAAAATTATTCagatttcattgaaaaaaaacaaaaagatttctCACTCATTGCAATTTTACTTTTGTAAGTTAAAGTATAATAGAGAATGATAGTTTAATAAATGGATCTAAATTTTCCATTACTGAATTCTTAAAGTGCATATATCCATAAAATTCTGGaacttcagttttcctttttatctcACTCTTTCATTCTATATTGAACTCTATATCTCAAACCAGTTTTATTCCCTTGGGATTTAATGATGCAGTCATGAATGAAAACTATCTGCCAGAGGTGCTTTTTTATCTTACAGGTGATAATAAGATTTTGGCAAATGCAGTTTTATGAAGTGGAACCTTTGTGTATTTTACAGAGAACAAAACAACTTAAGTCAGTTCTAAAACGCTACTATCATTTTTTACTATCCTGAAATCTACAGTTCCTTCTAGGCAACAGCATAATGTTCAGTCTGCTTCACACTAACCACACAAAACCTTAATTATATATCTTCTTCCCTTTTAAACAAAATGATAGATTTTTTTGTGTGGGTTTCTGATTAAACCAAACTACATGAATACACAGATTTTTATTTATGattaagaaaatttcaaaattaaattttcccTTCAAGTACTtccaaattaaattataaatccgttaaaaaaagaaagaaagaaaatgaaccttGTGGAAATAATGTAAGtgtttcaagagtcttttcctgcTATTGTATCTAATTACTGGAACATTGAATTTCCTTGACAAAAGTACTCAAAATAACTGTGCTCACAGCAGGACTAGAGAATTGGATCATTCCCCATGATTTCTGCTACCAAAAGGGGCAACTGAGAAATGTTTAGAAAGGAAATCTGAGTTAAtcaaaagaattaagaaataGCTTGCAAAAATGTTTTAATGACCACCTAGTTATGTTTTGAGTGAACAAGAAAGGTACTACTTTCCCATCTTTAATCCTCCTGTCcatggctggggggagggggatctCCCTAATAGGTTCACTTTTGTTATTGTTTCTCAACGTtgctacaaaaataaaatcactgctTTTTCTGTCCTGTCCCTCATCTTTGCCTTTCTTGAGAGAAGTAAGTAAGGCTCTAGAAAACAGCTAAGATGGAAACTAGGATGGGGAAGAAGTATCTGGAAAGCAAGGAAAAGGAGCAGTATCAGGCCATGTGAGTAAAAAGAGTAGTTTGGGGTCAGATCATTGACATCCAAGACCAAGAACAAGAGAGAGGAGTTTTTGAGGAGAAGAGTGATTTGGCTAAATCTGTGAAAGATAAGTCCTCCAGGTGAGCTCTAAGAGAGCACAGAGGCAGGAAACTGCTAGGATGCTCCGGGATGGGTCTCTGGGTACCAGTCAAGGTCCTGGCAGGAAACAGGTAGCAGTTGGGCCAGGGAATTTCAGATTAACAAAGGGAATATTACAACAATGTGGACATGGCTTAAGGAaattcacaaagaataggacCACAATGGTAAAAGCCTTAACCACCCCTAGCCCTGCAAAGCAATTAAAGGAGCTGGGAGAGGTGGCTACATGTGGAGAAATGCCTGATTGGAGTTATGGCCTTTCAGTTAGTGATCAGCCGACCCACACCAGTCTGCAGAGGGCTAGGGACAAGCAGTGTAGCGTGGTTGACCGGCCTAAGGTACTGGGTTAAGGCTCCAGTCTCTTTGGGGGCGTGGGTTCAAATCCCATTGCTGCcagcttgcctgggaaattccatggacagaggagcctggcaggctatatagcccatggggtctcaaagattcagacaagactgaacatgCAAGGGACAAACATGCCTTCATCCTTCTCTCTTCACTTCTGATCTGtcactgcctcctgctggttatgTGTGAAAGCCAGTGCAGAGAGCAAAGTGGAGAAAGTATCTGGAGAAACAGAATTCCAGTCTAGGGTAAGGTCATGGTCGTAAGGATGAGAAAGGAATAATACAGAGACAAATTTCAATAGACTgactggatttatttatttttttatttttattttttggctgtggtgggtcttcattgctgtgcttgggcttctcCCACTGCAGAGAGTGAGGGCTGCTTTTCTTTGTGGTCCTCGAGTTTCTCATTagagtggtttctcttgttgcagagatggaaaggtagatggatggatgatggaagCAAATTTTCAGGAAGATGATGGGTTATGTAGTCTTAGACATACTGAATTTAGAGTATGGTGGAAGAGCCCAGCTGTGATCAGAGATTAGAGTCTAGAGCTCTGAGATGGAAAGGGGGAAAGATGTGCCTCTAAGAATCATATGCACAGCAGTAGCGGCTGAGAAAATGAGTGGATGAAATGTCATTGAGAGTAGGTATATAGCGAAAAGAAGAGGGATCTGATGACCAAACTTGGGATCTAGCTGCATTATGGGAGAAAGGAGCAAAGACAAAAGGGAAAACCAGTAAGAGGAAAAGACAATATGTACAACCCTTTGCCATACTCTTATAGCATATTCACATATATCTGCACATCCTTGGTAGGCTCTCTCTTTCTTAACACTGCACAGTCTTGCCCAACATAAACATGATCCAAATGCAAGCTGCCTCACAAGACTGATATTTCTTAAAGCTCCAAATCCTGGTCTTACTGGGTTTGCTTACCTTGACTAGAACAGCCAACATTAATCcctttttaatttagaaattagGCTTATTCTTTCAAACAAGTGTGCATTGAACACCTGTTATGTATCCAGTGCTAGGCTCAgcaaagtgaaagtaaaaatcaGTTTCctgtcatcaaggaaattaaaattgaCTTGGATtataacaaaacataaaacaattcAAGTTCAATGAAGAGTTGACCTATATGATTTGAACCAAATAGCATTTCATCCAGTGAGAATTCATACCATTCAATGTCTACACCTGCTCTTTTTTTCCCTAACTCAGAAGACTGACAAAAGAGCTCAATTCTACATAGCTATACTTCCTATTAAAGGCTTAATCATGCCATATTGTAAATTTCTCTtaacctttctttcttctccactgTTCCATAAGGTCTCAGTAATCTTTGCATCTAGTGTCTCAAACATGGTAGTCAttcaaatgtttgttaaatgaatgaatgaatctaagGCAAACCCAGAATAGTTATTTCAGTGTCCTCAACGCTCTTCTATGGCAAACCCCAAGAGCTTTAAGGTCCAAGGAGGTTACCTAATACGACCTATGACCTGGCCTCAGCCCCATGGGATGATTGGTATTAAGGGCTTGGTGTTGAGTGATAAGGCAAACACTCGGAAAATCCCCAGCAAATCCTAAAATGCttttggaaaagaggaagaaacaatATTAAAGGCAAATTCCTGAGGTATAAATTGTGGTCACAaaatgtttgctgagtgaatgaagagAGCAGAGCTGAGAAAAGTCAATTAGCTCACGAAGAGCCCAAACTTAGGGAGCAAGTGTGACAGGTGTGTGTCTAAAGCCCTCTTTAGCAGACACTCGAGTCTATTTCCTAACGGCTATAATGTCCATTTCTATGGGTTAATTCTTCAGCTAACCCCTTCTTCACTACtctcagtgaagtgaaagtcactcagtcctgtccaactctttgcaaccccatggactatacagtccatggaattttttaagccagaatactggagtgggtagcctttcccttctccaggggatctgcccaacctaACCTACTCCCAACTTCCcattaaaggaaaacaaagcctGTCAACCACACAATCAGCAGTGCCTCCCACAGCTGACTACAcctacggcttccctggtggctcagatggtaaagaaggtgCCGGTAatacaggacacctgggttcaatccctaggtcgagaagttcccctggagaaggaaatggcgacccactccagtattcttccctggagaattctatgaacagagaaacctggcgggctacagtccacggggtctcaaagaactggattcaactaagcgactaacactttcactttcatggcttcctcggaggctcagatggtaaagaagctgcctgctgtGCGAACccagaccctggttcgatccccgggcagggaagatcgcctggagaagggcatggcaacccactccagtattctggcctggagaatcccatggacagaggtccatggagtagcaaaaagGTGGAGACCACTGAGTAACTaactcttttcatttctattcatCACTAAGATATTTTGTTAAAATGAAGGTTCTGAGTCACAACATCTGGGCTAAAGccagagattctgcatttctaacaagctcccagatgaTGCTGTACTGCtggtcaagagaacacacttttCGAGTATCAAGAGTCTGGAAGACATTGCAGAGAATATGTATGCAGTCTTAGAGCCAGAGTTTAGATCCCTTCTGCTCCCACACTTCCTGGCTGTATAACCTTAGACAAGTCattttacttctctgagcctgCTTCGGTCATCAGTGGAATATAGTGAATAACAATAGCCAACACTTATTGAATGTTTACACTGTACTAAGAACTAATGCTTCATATTCATCAACTTATGAATAGGACTTAAGTTAAACAACCTGACCAATGTGGGTACAAGAAACCCAGATCTTATTTTAGGTAGCTTGATTCAAGAACCTAGTGTTTAATCACTGTATAAGACTGCTTTTTCAGCAGAGTTCCCAGAGCCATGCTGAGGATTAAACAATAATTGGTCTTTagctcacatttattgagcactcatATGCTCAAAACCCCAGTGTAAGCTCCCTTGGGAGcatattaactcatttatctTCACAGCAAACCTGGGAGGTAATATTTGCAATCCCATCTTACAGGTTTAAAAACAGGCGCAAACAAGTCACACAGCCGAAGGCCAAACACCAGAGCGGTCAAGGTCGGAACCCAGGCGGTCTCACAGCAGAGCCCCGCGCTCTTCTGCCATCAGCCAGGAGAGGAGGTGGCCCCTGGCTCCGGGGACCAGACTTGAGGTCGGCGGGATGGGGGCACAGCCACGCCACCTTCAGGGCAGTCTAACCGCCAGGCCCGCTCGCTCCCAAAATAAACCCAAGTCTCCGTTTCCACTTGGCTTTCTGTACATCCCCGGGTGAAGTGCCCACACCCGGGGGCACACCATGAACAGGTGTCAGGGCTCTGGTGAAAATGACTGGCTAAACATCTTGAGAACTGACTTTCTACACGCACTAAAACTAACACCGTCGCTCCGGGGCCCCCTTAGTCCGCGGCCCCCAAACTTGCCCCACTCGAACAGGACCACTCCCTCCCGCAGCTTCATCCTAGCCAAGGTCCCAATCAGGCCTCGGAATTCTCAGACTCGGCTCCGCCTACCTCCGGCTCCACCCCAAGGGCCGCCTCTAATCTCATCTGTTCTCCAACACCGCCCTCTGCCGGCCATTCCTCGGGTAGCCCACTCCATGAGCCCCTTCCGGGTGCCCCGGAAACGGAACTTTCTCTTCCGGGTCGAGCGTCCGGGGGAGGCCGCACGTGTCTGTGGTGCCGCGGTTTTAACTCCTGTGGAGTAGAAGTGACTGGAACCGTCTCCCAGAGGCAGCGAGCGGATTCGGAGCCATGGAGGGCCAGAGCGTGGAGGAGCTGCTGGCAAAGGCGGAGCGGGACGAGGCAGAGAAGCTGCAGCGCATCACGGTGCACAAGGAATTGGAGCTGGAGTTCGACCTGGGTAATTTGCTGGCCTCTGACCGGAACCCCCCGACCGGGCTGCGGCACGCGGGACCCACACAGGAGGCCGAGCTGAAGGCCCTGGCGCGGGACAACACGCAGCTGCTCATCAACCAGCTGTGGCAGCTGCCGACCGAGCGCGTGGAGGAGGCGCTGGTGGCACGGCTGCCGGAACCCAGCACTCGTCTGCCGCGCGAGAAGCCGGTGCCCCGGCCGCGGCCGCTTACTCGCTGGCAGCAGTTTGCGCGCCTCAAGGGTATCCGTCCCAAGAAGAAGACCAATTTGGTGTGGGACGAGGTGAGCGGCCAGTGGCGCCGCCGCTGGGGCTACCAGCGCGCCCGCGACGACACCAAGGAGTGGCTGATCGAGGTGCCGGGCAATGCCGACCCCATGGAGGACCAGTTCGCCAAGCGGATTCAGGCTAAGAAGGAACGGGTGGCCAAGAACGAGCTGAACCGGCTGCGTAACCTGGCCCGCGCGCACAAAATGCAGCTGCCCAGCGCGGCCGGCATGCACCCTACCGGACACCAGAGTAAGGAGGAGCTGGGCCGTGCCATGCAGGTGGCCAAGGTCTCCACTGCCTCTGTGGGGCGCTTCCAGGAGCGCCTGCCCAAGGAGAAGGCGCCCAGGGGCTCCGGCAAGAAGAGGAAGTTTCAGCCTCTTTTCGGGGACTTTGCGGCCGAGAGAAAGAGCCAGTTGGAGATGCTGCGAGTGATGAACAGCAAAAAGCCTCAATTGGACATTACGAGGGCCACCAATAAGCAGATGAGAGAGGAGGACCAGGAGGAGGCGGCCAAGCGGAGGAAAATGAGTTCGAAGGGCAAGAGAAAGGGGGGCCGACAGGGTCCTGGGGGTAAGGGGAAAGGG
This genomic interval from Dama dama isolate Ldn47 chromosome 21, ASM3311817v1, whole genome shotgun sequence contains the following:
- the RRS1 gene encoding ribosome biogenesis regulatory protein homolog, which produces MEGQSVEELLAKAERDEAEKLQRITVHKELELEFDLGNLLASDRNPPTGLRHAGPTQEAELKALARDNTQLLINQLWQLPTERVEEALVARLPEPSTRLPREKPVPRPRPLTRWQQFARLKGIRPKKKTNLVWDEVSGQWRRRWGYQRARDDTKEWLIEVPGNADPMEDQFAKRIQAKKERVAKNELNRLRNLARAHKMQLPSAAGMHPTGHQSKEELGRAMQVAKVSTASVGRFQERLPKEKAPRGSGKKRKFQPLFGDFAAERKSQLEMLRVMNSKKPQLDITRATNKQMREEDQEEAAKRRKMSSKGKRKGGRQGPGGKGKGGTPGHGGKRRGGVGGKMNSGPPGLSGKRKGGQHQGGKRKK